One window of the Asticcacaulis sp. SL142 genome contains the following:
- the hspQ gene encoding heat shock protein HspQ, giving the protein MTYQRSAKFDIGQVVVHRLFDFRGVVFDVDPQYLDDEEWWQAIPEAVRPEKNQPFYHLLAENGESCYVAYASEGNLDADDTGEPLRHPQTDLIFDRFENGRYLPKMRLAN; this is encoded by the coding sequence ATGACGTATCAGCGAAGCGCAAAATTTGATATAGGTCAGGTTGTCGTGCATCGTCTGTTCGATTTTCGCGGCGTCGTGTTTGATGTCGATCCGCAATATCTGGATGACGAAGAATGGTGGCAGGCGATCCCCGAAGCGGTGCGTCCGGAAAAGAACCAGCCCTTTTACCATCTGCTCGCTGAAAACGGTGAAAGCTGTTACGTCGCCTATGCTTCAGAAGGCAATCTGGACGCCGATGATACGGGTGAGCCTTTGCGCCACCCGCAGACCGATCTGATTTTCGATCGGTTTGAAAATGGCCGCTACCTGCCCAAGATGCGGCTGGCCAATTAA
- the queA gene encoding tRNA preQ1(34) S-adenosylmethionine ribosyltransferase-isomerase QueA: MLVSQFDFDLPDSAIALRPATPRESARLMTVDENGEIGDHHVGDLTRLIRPGDILVVNDTRVLPVQLHGQRDRDGQYVTIEATLIKSLSPVMWQAFIKPGRRVRVGDIVSFGHEGSASILNAIATAKDDDGLYTLSFDHGAEDMSTRLHEIGGMPLPPYIRSKRSEDEQDKTDYQTIFAAAEGSVAAPTAGLHFTPAILEALVAKGVEIAQVTLHVGAGTFLPVKVDDTRDHKMHAEYGEVTQAVADKINAARASGGRVICVGTTALRLIESACDDDGVIHPFADETSIFITPGVRVRSADILMTNFHLPKSTLFMLVCAFSGYDTMKAAYDHAVETGYRFFSYGDASLLANRSAKSPR; the protein is encoded by the coding sequence ATGCTGGTATCCCAATTTGATTTCGACCTGCCCGACAGCGCCATAGCCCTGCGCCCTGCCACGCCGCGGGAGAGCGCGCGCCTGATGACCGTGGACGAAAACGGCGAGATCGGCGATCATCATGTCGGTGATCTGACGCGCCTCATTCGCCCCGGCGACATACTGGTGGTCAATGACACCAGGGTTCTGCCCGTGCAGTTGCATGGCCAGCGCGACCGTGACGGCCAATACGTTACGATTGAGGCAACCCTGATCAAATCCCTGTCGCCCGTCATGTGGCAAGCCTTCATCAAACCGGGCCGTCGCGTGCGGGTTGGAGATATAGTCAGCTTTGGCCATGAGGGCAGCGCGTCGATCTTAAACGCCATCGCCACGGCCAAGGACGACGACGGCCTTTACACCCTGTCGTTCGACCACGGCGCCGAAGACATGAGCACCCGCCTGCATGAGATCGGCGGCATGCCCCTGCCCCCCTATATTCGCTCAAAGCGCAGCGAGGATGAGCAGGATAAGACCGATTACCAGACCATTTTCGCCGCCGCCGAGGGCTCCGTAGCCGCCCCTACCGCCGGTCTGCATTTCACGCCCGCCATCCTTGAGGCCCTCGTCGCCAAAGGGGTTGAGATCGCGCAGGTCACCCTGCATGTCGGCGCGGGCACGTTTTTGCCGGTCAAGGTAGACGACACCCGCGACCACAAAATGCACGCCGAATATGGTGAGGTCACCCAAGCGGTTGCGGACAAAATCAATGCCGCCCGCGCATCAGGTGGCCGCGTAATCTGCGTCGGCACCACCGCGCTGCGGTTGATCGAAAGCGCCTGCGACGATGACGGTGTGATCCATCCGTTTGCCGATGAAACCTCGATCTTTATCACCCCCGGCGTACGGGTCAGGTCAGCGGACATTCTCATGACCAATTTCCACCTGCCGAAATCGACCCTGTTCATGCTGGTCTGCGCCTTTTCAGGCTATGACACCATGAAAGCCGCCTATGACCATGCCGTGGAAACAGGCTACCGCTTTTTCTCTTATGGCGATGCCTCGCTTTTGGCCAATCGTTCTGCTAAATCGCCGCGATGA
- the coaD gene encoding pantetheine-phosphate adenylyltransferase, which yields MRIGLYPGTFDPITNGHSDIIGRAVKLVDRLVIGVARNIGKTPMFTLEERVEMVREETRHLGDMVEVAAFDSLLMHYAQEVGASMIIRGLRAVADFEYEFQMTAMNQQLNRELETVFLMADPRHQAIASRLVKEIAQLGGNIAPFVSESVATRLLAKVGK from the coding sequence ATGCGTATCGGTCTTTATCCGGGCACGTTCGATCCGATCACCAATGGCCATTCCGATATCATCGGGCGGGCGGTTAAGCTGGTCGACAGACTAGTCATTGGCGTGGCGCGTAATATCGGTAAGACACCTATGTTCACCCTCGAAGAACGGGTGGAAATGGTGCGCGAGGAAACCCGCCACCTCGGTGACATGGTTGAGGTGGCTGCCTTTGACAGCCTGCTGATGCACTATGCCCAGGAGGTCGGTGCCAGCATGATTATCCGCGGTTTGCGGGCGGTGGCCGACTTTGAGTACGAATTTCAGATGACAGCCATGAACCAACAGCTTAATCGTGAGCTTGAGACGGTTTTTTTAATGGCTGACCCGCGCCATCAGGCGATTGCGTCGCGCTTGGTCAAAGAAATAGCCCAATTGGGCGGCAATATTGCGCCGTTTGTATCGGAAAGCGTGGCGACACGGCTTTTGGCGAAGGTGGGAAAATAA
- a CDS encoding peptidylprolyl isomerase has translation MMSVLKYKSAALKSAILGLTVVATAFAPISAALAQAASEWRDLNAENTLVIDTNKGRVVVEMYPELAPQHVERMKTLTRQGFYNGQKFHRVIEGFMAQTGDPQGTGEGGSTLPNVPGEFTIRHGADFPMVTASRPRGSQIGYLGVMPVQSQVQELIPIAKDGKVHAWGLYCSGVLGMARAGDNNSANSQFFLMRSYNAALEKRYTAFGMTVQGLDVVRKLKIGEPPVDPDTMTKVQIMADIPEADRPKVKVMNTSSKAFADLIEKTRKEKGADFSACDITVPTKVE, from the coding sequence ATGATGTCTGTTCTGAAATATAAGTCCGCGGCCCTAAAATCCGCCATTCTGGGGTTAACGGTGGTGGCAACGGCGTTTGCACCCATCAGTGCGGCTCTGGCGCAGGCGGCTTCGGAATGGCGCGATCTTAATGCGGAAAACACGCTGGTGATTGATACAAACAAAGGCCGCGTGGTCGTTGAAATGTATCCCGAACTGGCCCCGCAGCACGTCGAGCGCATGAAGACGCTGACGCGTCAGGGTTTCTACAACGGTCAGAAATTCCACCGCGTGATCGAGGGCTTTATGGCTCAGACCGGTGACCCGCAAGGCACGGGTGAGGGCGGTTCAACCCTGCCCAACGTCCCCGGCGAATTTACTATCCGTCACGGCGCTGATTTCCCGATGGTCACCGCGTCGCGTCCGCGCGGATCGCAGATCGGCTATCTGGGTGTCATGCCGGTGCAGTCGCAGGTTCAGGAACTGATCCCGATTGCCAAGGACGGTAAAGTCCACGCGTGGGGGCTTTATTGCTCCGGCGTGCTGGGTATGGCGCGGGCCGGTGACAATAATTCGGCCAATTCGCAGTTCTTCCTGATGCGCTCCTATAATGCGGCGCTCGAAAAGCGATATACTGCCTTTGGCATGACGGTGCAGGGGCTGGATGTGGTGCGCAAACTTAAAATTGGGGAGCCACCGGTTGACCCTGATACCATGACCAAGGTGCAGATCATGGCCGACATCCCCGAAGCCGATCGGCCCAAGGTCAAGGTCATGAACACCAGCTCAAAAGCCTTTGCCGACCTGATCGAAAAAACCCGCAAGGAAAAGGGTGCTGATTTCTCCGCCTGCGATATTACGGTGCCAACCAAAGTTGAGTAA
- the tgt gene encoding tRNA guanosine(34) transglycosylase Tgt, whose product MTAFPFELTAHDGQARTGVLKTPRGDIPTPIFMPVGTAATVKALTLDMVRQSHAKIILGNTYHLMLRPTAERVKRLGGLHKFMGWDGPILTDSGGFQVMSLSQISKVTEDNVTFQSHIDGSRHILSPERSIEIQADLLGSDIVMQLDECVSYPVDEARAQKALQLSARWGQRSKAAFGTRDRQALFGIQQGSTFEALRRESTDRLLEIGFDGYAIGGLAVGEGHEAMCDTLDYCAPILPWDRPRYLMGVGKPIDLVEAVARGVDMFDCVLPTRSGRHGQVWTWEGPINIKNARFAEDDTPLNPTSDCPASRDYSKAYLHHLMRSEEILGQVLLSWHNIAFFQALMIRIRAAIAAGEFAQFRSWFRETHLRDKA is encoded by the coding sequence ATGACAGCTTTTCCCTTTGAATTGACCGCACATGATGGTCAGGCCCGCACCGGCGTCTTAAAAACCCCGCGCGGTGATATCCCGACCCCGATCTTTATGCCCGTCGGCACCGCCGCGACTGTGAAGGCCCTGACGCTCGATATGGTGCGCCAGAGCCATGCCAAGATCATCCTCGGCAACACCTACCACCTGATGCTGCGCCCGACGGCAGAGCGCGTAAAGCGTCTGGGTGGCCTGCATAAATTCATGGGCTGGGATGGCCCTATCCTGACCGATTCCGGCGGGTTTCAGGTCATGAGCCTGTCGCAGATTTCCAAGGTCACCGAAGATAACGTCACCTTTCAGAGCCATATCGACGGTTCGCGCCACATCTTATCGCCCGAACGCTCGATTGAAATTCAGGCCGATCTGCTGGGCTCCGATATCGTCATGCAGCTTGACGAGTGCGTGTCCTACCCCGTCGATGAAGCCCGCGCTCAAAAGGCGCTGCAACTGTCCGCCCGCTGGGGCCAGCGGTCAAAGGCTGCGTTCGGCACCCGCGACCGTCAGGCGCTGTTTGGCATTCAGCAGGGTTCGACCTTTGAGGCCCTGCGCCGCGAATCGACGGATCGGTTGCTTGAGATCGGTTTCGACGGCTATGCTATCGGCGGTCTGGCCGTCGGCGAAGGCCATGAGGCCATGTGCGATACGCTCGATTACTGCGCCCCGATCCTGCCGTGGGATCGCCCGCGCTATCTGATGGGGGTGGGTAAGCCGATCGATCTGGTCGAGGCGGTGGCGCGCGGCGTCGATATGTTCGATTGCGTCCTGCCAACCCGCTCCGGTCGTCACGGTCAAGTCTGGACGTGGGAAGGGCCGATCAATATCAAAAACGCCCGTTTTGCAGAGGACGACACGCCGCTCAATCCGACCAGCGATTGCCCGGCCAGTCGCGATTATTCAAAGGCTTATCTGCATCACCTGATGCGGTCTGAGGAAATTCTGGGGCAGGTTTTGCTGTCATGGCACAACATCGCCTTTTTCCAGGCGCTGATGATCCGGATACGCGCGGCCATTGCTGCAGGCGAATTCGCGCAGTTCAGGTCATGGTTTCGCGAAACCCACCTGCGCGACAAGGCATAG
- a CDS encoding Ppx/GppA phosphatase family protein, translated as MSHMTKAPSEPHGRPAASGKALPPASESPGAARRSEGLKRRRRGSAQQAAASDIANYAALDLGTNNCRLMIASFQNGQFKIVEAFSRIVRLGEGVSSTGNLQPAAMERAMASLRQCAEKIKRRNVVKIRAVATQACRAAGNGADFIARVERETGLKLTIITPEEEARLAVVGCASLLDTPAKAAIVMDVGGGSTEISWLDLSQYTPPKDIATTGNLKLIKNHPLPKCWLSIPKGVVNLAERFPEPKDGDPKVWFQAMVADVQVELEKFRDADGMTEHFFNGETYMIGTSGAITSLAGMHLGLERYDRSRVDGLWMTHDDCKAVINRLLDLGQKGREYEPCIGKDRADLVLAGAALLEAVQNLWPSQRLRVADRGLREGLLLSMIKKKTRRRRRRKPGTNKTT; from the coding sequence ATGAGCCATATGACAAAGGCTCCCTCTGAACCACACGGACGGCCAGCGGCCTCCGGCAAAGCCTTGCCCCCCGCCTCGGAAAGTCCGGGTGCGGCGCGACGTTCTGAGGGGTTGAAACGCAGGCGCCGAGGCTCAGCGCAACAAGCGGCGGCATCCGATATAGCTAATTATGCGGCGCTTGATCTGGGCACCAATAATTGCCGGCTGATGATTGCGTCTTTTCAGAACGGCCAGTTCAAAATTGTCGAAGCCTTCTCCCGCATCGTCCGCCTTGGCGAAGGTGTATCCTCCACCGGCAACCTGCAACCGGCGGCGATGGAGCGGGCGATGGCCTCCCTCCGGCAATGCGCCGAGAAGATCAAACGCCGCAATGTCGTAAAAATCCGGGCCGTCGCCACTCAGGCATGCCGCGCGGCTGGCAATGGGGCCGACTTTATCGCCCGTGTCGAGCGTGAAACCGGCCTTAAGCTGACCATCATCACCCCCGAAGAAGAAGCCCGGCTGGCGGTCGTTGGGTGTGCCTCCCTGCTCGATACCCCTGCCAAGGCTGCCATTGTGATGGATGTCGGCGGGGGATCGACCGAGATTTCCTGGCTGGACCTCAGCCAGTACACACCGCCCAAAGATATAGCGACTACCGGCAATCTGAAACTGATCAAAAATCACCCGCTGCCGAAATGCTGGCTGTCGATCCCCAAGGGTGTGGTCAATCTGGCCGAGCGGTTTCCGGAGCCCAAGGACGGCGACCCCAAGGTCTGGTTTCAGGCCATGGTGGCGGATGTTCAGGTCGAACTGGAAAAATTCCGCGATGCCGACGGCATGACCGAGCATTTTTTCAACGGCGAGACCTATATGATCGGCACGTCGGGCGCGATCACCTCTCTAGCCGGGATGCATCTGGGGCTGGAGCGCTATGACCGGTCGCGCGTGGACGGCCTGTGGATGACCCATGACGACTGCAAGGCCGTGATTAATCGGTTGCTGGACTTGGGTCAAAAAGGCCGGGAATATGAGCCGTGTATCGGCAAGGACCGCGCCGATCTGGTGCTGGCCGGGGCGGCATTGCTTGAGGCTGTGCAGAATTTGTGGCCGTCGCAGCGCCTGCGGGTGGCTGACCGGGGCCTGCGCGAAGGGCTGTTGCTGTCGATGATCAAAAAGAAAACACGCCGCAGACGCCGCCGCAAACCGGGCACAAATAAAACGACATAA